The genomic region ATCCTACCAATTTAAAGGAGGTTACCATTTATGCGAAATAAGCAAGACACATTAGCAAAAGAATTAGCTAAGAATTGTAGTAGCATTGAAGATGTACAAGATAAGTTAAAAGACGTGTTTAGTGATACCTTACAGGAAATGATGGAAGCCGAAATGGACCATCATTTAGGGTATGAAAAACATGATGTTCAAGGTAATAATACCGGCAATAGTCGAAATGGCACCAGTTCTAAGCAAGTTAAGACTAAGTTTGGTCAGTCTGAAATAAGCATTCCTAGAGATCGTAATGGTGAATTTGATCCCCAAGTATTAGGTAAATACAAATCAAGCACCAATGACCTTGAAGATAAAATCATTGCTATGTATGCTAAAGGAATGACAACAAGAGATATTGAGGCACATATGCATGATATTTATGGCATTGAAGTATCTTCTTCCATGGTAAGTAAAATCACTGACAGGATTCTACCTAGAATTACTGAATGGCAGTCTCGCCCACTCGAGAGAGTATATCCGATTGTATTTCTTGATGCTATTCATTTTAAGGTTAAAAAAGATAATAGGATAGTAAATAAAGCTGCATACAGTGTACTAGGTATAGACATTGACGGTCACAAAGATATATTAGGAATTTGGATTGGTGAAAATGAAAGTTCTAAGTTTTGGTTAAACGTTCTAAATGACTTAAAAAACAGGGGTGTAGAAGATATTCTGATAGTTTGTAAAGACGGACTCACAGGCTTTAGTGAAGCCATAGAAAGTGTATTTCCAAAAGCTGATAATCAGTTATGTGTAATACATCAAATTAGGAATACTTTAAAATATGTTTCTTATAAAGACAAGAAAGATCTAATGGATGACCTAAAAAAGGTATATAAAGCTCTGAACATTGAAGAGGCAGAGCTTTATTTTGAAGAATTCAAAGAAAAATGGGAAAACAAGTACCCTATAGTGATAAGGTCATGGGAAAATAACTGGGATCAGCTC from Natranaerobius trueperi harbors:
- a CDS encoding IS256 family transposase — encoded protein: MRNKQDTLAKELAKNCSSIEDVQDKLKDVFSDTLQEMMEAEMDHHLGYEKHDVQGNNTGNSRNGTSSKQVKTKFGQSEISIPRDRNGEFDPQVLGKYKSSTNDLEDKIIAMYAKGMTTRDIEAHMHDIYGIEVSSSMVSKITDRILPRITEWQSRPLERVYPIVFLDAIHFKVKKDNRIVNKAAYSVLGIDIDGHKDILGIWIGENESSKFWLNVLNDLKNRGVEDILIVCKDGLTGFSEAIESVFPKADNQLCVIHQIRNTLKYVSYKDKKDLMDDLKKVYKALNIEEAELYFEEFKEKWENKYPIVIRSWENNWDQLTAYFKYPHEIRKIIYTTNIIEGYHRQLRKATKTKTAYSTDEALLKVIYLTTMDITKKWNQPVFNWKSCISQLAIHFEDRLKPELPY